In Desulfonatronum thiodismutans, the genomic window CAGCCTGATTATGATCATCTACGGGGTGCTCTCGGACACCTCCATCGGCCGTTTGTTCATGGCCGGGATTCTGCCCGGGCTGGTCCTGGCCGGGATGTACTCCCTGTACATCGCCATTGCCTGCCTACTCCGGCCCGAAGCCGTGCCCGCGTCCGACGAGCGCTATACAATGCGTCAGCGCTTGGTCGCCCTGAAAGACCTCCTGCCCGTTGTCCTGCTGATCATCCTGGTTCTGGGCGGAATCTACGCCGGATTGACCACCCCCACCGAGGCCGCTGCCATTGGGGTTCTGGGTGCGCTGGGGCTGGCTCTGGTCTCCGGAAGTCTGACCCGGACGGCTCTGACCGAGTCCCTGCTCTCCACGGTCAAGACCACGGCCATGATCTGCTTTATTATTGCCGGGGCGGCCTTCATGTCCCAGATGGTCGGGTTCGTGGGCATCACCCGTTCTGTCTCGCAGTACATCACCGCCCTGGAACTCTCCCCCTACATGCTCCTGCTTGTTCTCGGCCTGATGTATCTCTTGCTGGGCATGATTCTGGACGGGATATCCATCGTGGTGATGACCCTGCCCATTGTCCTGCCCATCGTGGTCCTGGCCGGATTCGATCCGCTCTGGTTCGGCATCTTCGTGGTGATCATGGTCGAACTGTCTCAGATCACTCCTCCGGTGGGCTTCTCCATCTTCGTCATCCAGTTCATCTCCCGCGAAGACGTGGGTACCATTTTCAAGGCCACCTTTCCCTTCTTCCTGATCACCGTGTTCATGGTCGTGCTCATCACGGTTTTCCCGGAACTGGTCTTTTACCTGCCGAACAAGATGCTGCGCTGATTGTGCTCCATGGTTCCCCCTGGAATCGTGCCTGAGTACGTGAACAAAACCAAAAATCCCTCAGCACCAGGGCTCCGCAAACGTTCGTTGGGTCACCGTGAAAAGGCTGCGGGTCCTTTCGTTTCGTTGACCATTGCCTGTTCCACGGGAAACAGATAAGATTGCAAACTTGGCACGCCACAAGGGGAAACGCTCCTTGTGGCTTTTTTTACCCGGAACAGCGGTCGCGGACTCTTCGGAGCGACGTGACCCTCAGAAGGATCGTTATGACCACCGAAAGCATCCAGGCCGGCAGTTCGGTCGAATCGGCATGTCGCAAATGCAAAACCGTCACGGATCACCATGTGGTGGTCATGATCGACGAGAAAATCGGCAAAGTGCAATGCAAAGTCTGCGGAGGGCAGCATGCTCACCGGCCCCCCAAGGCGGCCCCTGCTCCCAAAGCCGCCGCCCAACCCAAAGCAACGGCCGATAAAAAGCCGAGAGCCTCAGCGGCAAAGAAACCCGCGGGGCCTAAAAAGCCTTCCCCCGAGGTCTTGGCCCTTTGGGAGGGCAAAGTTGCCTCCACGGCTCCGGCGGATGTAAAACCCTACGCCATGACCGCCGACTTTGCAGACGGCGACGTGATCAGCCACACGGTTTTCGGCCCAGGGTACGTCCAGCGGTTCATCAAGCCGAACATGATCGAAGTGCTGTTCGAGGACGGCTTGAAAATGCTGCGGTGTTGCGCCGAAGCTCCCGAAGCACCTGGCAACTCCTGATCCGACCGCCGGGAGTCTTCCGTAGCGGCGCACCGCCGCTTTCGCACCCTCATGTCACCCGTCAGCGATCCTTCCGTCCCGTTCCCCGCGCGCGCTACCGAGAACAATTCCTCGCCAGGCCCGCCAGGAGGCCCTTCAAGCGGACCGGCTGATCCGGCTGGTCTGGCGGCGCCTTACGACCCGGCCTCCTCCCGCAAGATCCTCGCGGTATTGTGGGTGCTGCTCTTCGCCACCTGGAGCCAGTTCATGATCGTGGCTCCGCTGCTGCCCCAGATCAGCGTCCGCCTGGCTGTTCCGGAGGTCCATCTTGGCTGGCTGATTTCCGGGTACGCCATCTCCATGGGCGTCTGCACCCTGTTCTGGGGGCCCATTTCCGACCGGCTCGGGCGCAAGCGCCTGTTGATGCTGGCAAGCGGCCTGATGGCCCTGGTGCTCTTCGCCCATTGGTGGACCCACTCCTATTCGGCCATGCTTCTGATGCGGATTCTGGCCGGAACCGTCGGCGGCGCCTTGACCACCGGGACTCTGGCCGCGGTGGGGGACTACATCCCTCCGTCCCATCGCGGGTGGGCCACGGGCTGGATCATCAGCGGCTTCGCCGCCGGACAGATCTTCGGCGTCCCGGCCGGAGCCTTTCTCTCCGGGGTCATGGACGATCGCCTGCCCTTCATCTTGCTGGGGCTGCTCATGGCCGCAGCGGGCTGGCTGGCCTGGCGCTGGATGCCGCCCTTGCCGCCCACCCCGTCCATCTCCTGGCCGACGATGCTCATGGACATGCGCCGACATTTGGCCACCCCCCGGTTGCTGGCCGGGTGCGGGGTTGGAGTCTGTCTTTTCGGCGGCATGGGGTTGTTCGTCCCGTTTTTTCCATTATGGATGGAACGCTCCCTGCTGCTGACCAGCCAGCAGGTGGCCTGGGTTTTTTCCATCGGCGGCGTGGCCGTGGTGATCAGCAGCGTGGTCATGGGTCGGCTCTCGGACCGGATCGGGCGCTACGGCTTGATCATATTCGGCTCCTTGGGAGTGGGACTGTTCATGCTCGCCAGTCCGTTACTGCTCCATTGGCCTGACGGTGCGTACCTGCTCTTCGCCTTGATCATGGGCTGCGCCGCGGCCCGGGGCAGCGCCTTTCGGGCACTGCAAACCGAACTGGTTCCCGCCGGAGAACTGGGCCGCTACCTGAGCCTGTCCGCGTCCCTGGAAAACATCGGATACGCCGCGGGCAGCGCTTTGGCCGGCTTGCTCTACGTGGCCTTCGGTTTCTCCGCCATCGCGGCGGCCTCGGCCATGACCGGCCTGATCGTCCTTGTGCTCGTTCGCGGTTTTCTGCGGCCCAAATGACGGTTCGGACAACGGATCAGATAGCGGTTTGGGGCACGTTTTCAACGACCACGATGTTGAACATTCGCCTTGTTCGGGTTAACCATGCCGGGGACGGTAGGGAAGCCGAACGTGGGTGCGCCCCCTGAGCCTTTCGCTGGACCTCCCGCCGAACCGACATCAGAACCAGAAGGAAGGAGCTATCCATGGACGACGCATCGCGCAAGGACGGCATGTTTCACGAAATGGAACGGGAACCCGAGGAACAACGCCGAGACAGAAAGTGGGGGGCGGTCAGGAATCTGGTCCGCCAAGCCTGGACCGAGGCGCCCGCTTTCAAGTCCAGGTTGGAGAGCGCGGGGCTGACCCCGGACGACATCCGGTCCCCGCAAGACTGGCCGCGTATCCCGGTGCTGCGCAAGAAGCAGTTGATCGATCTGCAACGCTCCGGTCCTCGCCTGGGCGGGCTGTTGACCACGGATCTGGGCGATCTTCGCCGACTCTATTTTTCCCCCGGACCCATTGCCGACCCCGAAGGCCTTGGCCGGGATTTCTGGGGCTGGGCCGAGGCGTTTTACGCCGCGGGTTTTCGCGAATCCGACCTGGTCCAGATGACCTTCGGCTATCACCTTACTCCGGCCGGACTGATGCTGGAGGAACCGCTGCGCGAACTGGGCTGCGCCGTGATCCCGGCCGGACCGGGCAACACCATGCAGCAGGTGGAGATCATGACCTCCTGGCCGGTGACCGGGTTCGTGGGCATGGCCAGTTTTCTGAAAATCATCCGGGACAAGGCCGTGGGGCAGGGCAAGGATCCACGGCGGGACTTTCAGCTCAAAACCGCCTTCGTTGCCGCCGAACGGCTGACCGAGTCCGTGCGCCAGGACCTGGAAAGCAGTTTCGACATGCTGGTCCGTCAGGGTTACGGCACCGCGGATTTGGGCTGCATCGCCTACGAGTGCCCGGCCCTTGGCGGGATGCACCTGTCTTCGCGCCGCCTGGTGGAAATCTGCGATCCGAAAACCGGCGAACCGTTGCCCGCCGGGGAGATCGGCGAGGTGGTGGTTACCCCGTTCAACCCCGTATATTCGCTGATTCGCTTTGCCACCGGGGACCTTTCCCGGCTGGTCACCGAACCCTGCGCCTGCGGACGCACCGCCCCCAAACTGGCCGGCATCCTTGGCCGGGCCGACGACACGGCCAAGGTCAAGGGACAGTTCATCTACCCCCACCAAGTGGCCCAGGCCATGTGCCGTGTCCCGCCCGTGGCCCGGTGGCAGGTGGTGGTGTCCAACCCCAAGGGCAAGGACCGCCTTGAACTGCGGGTGGAACTCAGCGAGGCCGTGGAACCGGAAAAAATCCAGGCCGTGTTCCAGGAAGGATTGAAGTTACGGCCGGAAGTAAAAATTCTCGGCGACGGAGAGCGGCTGGATGAGAATGCTCCACCTTTGGTGGATGAGCGGACTTATGATGATGAAAAATAGTACGTGTTCCGCACCCGAAATCCCATCGAACGTCGGCGCTTGCCAGACCCAATCCAGCCGGGCTAAGCTCTACTGAACCGGTTTTCTTTAAGAGGAGAGACGAATGGAAGACGCCGTCAACCTGACCGGCTTCGCCTCGGTGGTGCTCATCTTCGTGTCCGCGGCCTTCACGGACAATATTCTCCTGACCCGCTTCCTGGGCATGTGCTCGGTGCTTGGCGTGTCCAAGAGGGTGGACACCAGCCTGGGCCTGGGGGCTGCGGTGATTTTCGTGACCACCTGCACCTCTGGTCTGAATTATCTTGTCTACCGGTATCTGCTCGTGCCTCTGGAGCTGGAGTATCTGCGGCTCATCGTGTTCATCGTGGTCATCGCCGCTTTCGTCCAGTTCGTGGAAATGGTCGTGGAACGCATCTCCGAGGGGCTCTACAACGCCCTTGGTATTTTCCTGCCGTTGATCACGGTCAACTGCGCCATTCTCGGCGTCTCGCTGTTCATGCTGGGCACGCCCTACAACCTGCTCCAGACCTTGGCCTACGGAGCCGGAGCGGGGACGGGCTGGGCCCTGGCCATCACCATCATCGGCGGCATCCGCGAGAAGATCAACGAACAAGCCTTGCCGCGCGGACTGGCTGGACCAGGAATCACCCTGATCGTCATCGGAATCATGTCCCTGGCCTTTGTCGGCTTTTCCGGCATGATCCGGATTTAACAGCGGCAACGCTCTAAGCCGATAAAACGCCGAGTTTTCGGCCCTTCCTCCCAACCAACCACCCACCCACACGACGTTCCATGCTCGCTTCCATCGGTCTCGCCGTCGGCTTCCTGGCCATTACGACCCTCCTGCTGGCCATCCTGCTCGTCTTCGCCGAACGCCGCATCCTGAACTACGGCCCCTGCACCCTGGACATCAACAACGGCAAGAAGTCCCTGGTGGTCACCGGCGGGTCCTCGCTGCTCTCCAGCTTGGCCGACAACGACATCTTCATCCCCTCTGCCTGCGGCGGACGAGGAAGTTGCGCCTACTGCAAGGTCCAGGTCCTGGACGGCGGAGGGATGGTCAGTCCGGTGGAAGAGCCCTACCTGACACCTGAGGACATCAAGACCAACGTCCGGCTTTCCTGCCAGGTCAAGGTCCGCCGGGACATCAAGCTGGCCATCCCGGACGAACTGTTCCTGGCCAGGCGCTTTCAGGGCAAGCTGGTCCACAAGCGCAAACTGACTTATGACGTAGTGGAGTTGCGTATTGCCTTGAACAATCCGGAATCCATCGAGTTCGCCGCTGGCCAGTACATCCAGCTTGAATCTCAGGAGTACGCGGGCCGCGACGCGGTCATGCGCGCCTACTCAATCTCGTCCATCCCTTCGGACAGTCGCCACGTGGAGGTAATCATCCGCAAAGTGCCGGAAGGCATCTGCACCACCTGGGTCTTCGACCATCTCCAGGAGGGCCAGGAGGTTTTCCTGAGCGGGCCCTTCGGCGAATTCAAGCTCTCCGACACCAAGGCCCCGGCGGTGTTTCTGGCCGGAGGCAGCGGCATGGCCCCGATCTGGAGCATCCTGCGAGACATGCGCGAACGCGGAGACGACCGCGAGGCGATCTACTTTTTCAGCGGCCGCAATCAGGACGACCTGTTCTTCACCGAGGAACTCTTCGCCCTGGAAAAGGAACTGCCCAACTTCCGCTACGTGCCCTGCCTGACCAGGGAAGATCCCGATTCCGACTGGAAGGGCGAACGCGGCCGCATCCCCGCGGTCCTGCCCAAGTACATTCCCGACACCACGGCCTACGAAGCCTACCTTTGCGGCTCCTCCAACCTCATCGACGCCTGCGTCGACGCCATGAAACAGCGCGGCCTCCAGGAACCGAACATCTTTTACGATAAATTCGAGTAGCGGATCTCCCGCAACGATTCCCCCGTACACGTCCACGGTTCTCATCCACTGAAAGTTTACCCGGAAATGCGGGCTTCACCTGGGTTTGGCACGCTCTTTATCTGTCCACATGGGAAAATAGTTGACATGGTTGGATCACAGTGACTAACAACTGCCAGCTATTCGTGAACAACCTCGAAACCGAGGGTTTTGTTGCGGAAGCTTCCGTGCCAAGGTTCTCCGCTGAACAGGAAAACACCGGCACGGCGTCGGCAACGTTCCCTGAATGATCTTTATTCCGTGCCCCCTACTGTTCAACGGAGATCACCGTCATGCAACGAGTTTTCATCTTCGCCCTGTTTTTTTTCACTCTGTGTCTCACTCTGGCTCCACAATCATCCCTGGCCTCCGCGGAGCTGCAGTTACACAAATCAAATTTTCAACAGCCGGCATCGCCTCCCGCGCACGACTTCGGCGACAATGACCCCAACGTCATTCTGGCCCTTGGGGACAGCATCACCGAAGGCACCCCGTTCGTCGGGCGTAGTGAAACCTATCCGGCGCATCTGCAGGCCATGCTCGGCAGGACGGTGATCAATGCCGGCGTTGGTGGAGCACGCAGTCGTGACGGTGTTGCCAGGATCAATGGTCTGCTACGGCGCTACAAGCCCGGCTACGTGCTGATCATGTACGGTGCCAACGACGTCATGGAACGATCAGCTGAGGAAATAACGAAAAATTTATTGACCATAGCCAATACGGCAACGGAAAACAAAACAATTCCTATTCTGGCCACGGTCACCCCGGTGGACGGACCGAGAATCGGCAGAAAAAACTTCATTCTCAACCTGAACGAAGTCATCACAACCAAAGCCACTGAATCTGGCTATCTCGTGGCCGATACGGCCACAGCTTTCGGCTGGGAAGGTCAATATCTTCTTTCCGACGGATTGCACCCCAACAGCGCTGGGATGGAAATCCTCGCTCAAACCTATTATGAAAAAATTCTTGAAGCGGAGAACGAAAACGGCGGAGGCGGAGGCGGTGGAGGCGGCTGCACCATTGCCGCTCATGGCCGACTCACCGGGGATTGGCTGATCGTGCTGGCGGGCCTGTTCGCGCTTTTCTTCCTTGGCCGACGTGGCCGAAATCCTCATCCGGCGAAAAACGCCGAGGTGATCACTGGTTAAGCGCAATAGGTAAATGCGCCGGCAGGGCGACCAAACCGACGAGGATGACGCGAATACGCCCGAAAAAGTAGGATTTTCGCCTCCAGGTCAACGACTGGTCAGCCAAGTCGGCATAAGCCGCCAGGCCGTGCGCATTTCCGCGCGGATACACTTGGCTTGCGGCTCGTGCATGGTCAGCAGGGTCCAGAAGTCAGGGCCGTGGTTCATGATTTTTGTGTGGCAGAGTTCGTGGATCAGGACGTAGCGAGTCCAGGAACGGGGGAGGAAGAGCAGTTTGCAGTTCAGGTTGATGCGCCCGTGGCAGGAGCAGCTTCCCCAGCGGCTTCGCTGATCGCGAATCGTGACCCGGGAAAAGGGCATCCGCAGATCACGCGCCAGTTCGGCCAGCCAAGTCGGCAGCACGGCGGCGGCCTTGACGCGAACCCAGGCCCGCAGCGCCTGGGCGCGATCTTCGGCACGGCCGGACTCCGGCCCGCAAACCCGGAGCACGCCTTGGGTCATGACGCGCACCCGGGTCGATGTGGACGCTTGATTCGCGTCCGGGTCGGCATAGCGTACCTCCCAATGTTCGTTAATGGCCGGAAGGTCGATGCATTCCGGCAATACGACCTCCCCGGCTTGGGCGGCGCGTCCCGCTTGCGCGAACCGGTGCAGATGACGGGCGATCCAACGGGACTTGTTCCGGAGCAGCCGCTCCAGGTTTTCGCGTGGCGGAGCCGCCCCGGCTGGCACGATCACCACCATGCCTTCCGCGGCGGACAGCCTGATTCGAATCTTTCTTGCGCGATCGGATTCTTGAATCCGGTATGGACAGGATCGCCCGTCGGCCAGTTCAACGCACTGCATGCGACCGTCATAGCCCAGACCGCCATTGGTGTCATTGCTTGAATTCCGGGCCGTGACTCGAACGGTCCCGCCTCCCTTCGATTCTCTTCCGCCCCCTCTTGCTTCACCATGCTTGGTTCCGTATTCTCCTGGAAAGCGTGACGCGTAGCGAAAGCGCTCCATTTCAACTTCGCCCATCGATCAGCCAAAGCGAGGATCCATGCCCGCAATCCAGCTCCATTTCCGATTTGCCCTGTTCATGTTTTTCTCCCTGCTCCTTTCCGCTCCCTCGCCATCATCGGCGGAACAGCCTTGGCGGCATGGGCTGGCCCTGCACTATGACCTGAAGTACCCGCCGGACTTTACGCACTTCGACTACGTCAACCCCGACGCCCCCAAGGGCGGGGAGTTGCGGCTCGCCGGCATAGGGACCTTCGACAGCCTGAATCCCTTTATTCTGCGCGGCACGCCTCCTCTGGGCATGGGGATGATTTTCGAGACCCTGACGGAACGGTCCCAGGACGAGCCGTTTTCCGAATACGGGCTGATCGCCGAGAGCATGCTGATCCCGGAGGACCACTCCTGGGTGGCCTTTACCTTGCGGGAAGAGGCTCGGTTTCATGACGGTTCGCCCATTACGGTGCAGGACGTGATCTTCACCTTGGAGCTGCTCCAGACCAAGGGCCATCCGTTCTACCGGGCCTATTACGCCAACGTGGTTTCCGCGGAGGAAATCGGTCCCAGACAGGTCCGCTTTTCCTTCGGGGAATCGGTGAACCGGGAGCTGCCGCTGATCATCGGCCAGATGCCCGTTCTGTCCAAAGCCTATTGGCAGGATCGGGATTTTGACCGCACGACCTTGGACATCCCCCTGGGCAGCGGCCCGTACCGCATCGCCCGGGTGGAGCCCGGACGGTCCATCACCTATCAGCGGGTGGAGGACTACTGGGCCGCGGACCTGCCCGTGAACCGCGGCCGGTACAACTTCGACGTGATGCGCTACGACTACTACCGGGACGTGAATGTGGCCCTGGAGGCCTTCAAGGCCGGGCAGTACGACTTCCGGCAGGAAAACGTGGCCCGGAACTGGGCCACGGGGTATGACGGACCGGCCCTGCGTCAGGGCCGGATCGTGATGGCGGAGATTCCCCACGAACTGCCCACGGGCATGCAGGGTTTCGTGTTCAACACCCGCCGCCCCATGTTCCGCGATCCTCTGGTCCGGCAGGCCCTGGCCGAAGTATTCGACTTCGAGTGGTCCAACGCCAACCTTTTCCATGGCGCCTACACCCGGACCGCGAGCTACTTTTCCAATTCCGAACTGGCCTCCGCCGGTCTGCCGCCCCCGGAGGAACTGACGCTGTTGGAGCCTCACCGGGACATCCTGCCGGAGAGTGTTTTCTCCACCGAGTTTCAGCCTTCGGTCACGGACGGGTCCGGGAACATCCGCGAAAATCTGCGCAGGGCTTTGGACCTCTTAGAACAGGCCGGCTGGACCATTTCCGGTCGAGACCGCAAGTTACGCCATGCTTCCGGCGGAGAGGCCCTGGAGTTTGAGATCCTGCTCAACGATTCAATCTTTGAACGGGTTTGCCTGCCCTATGCCCGAAACCTGGAACGGCTGGGCATCACGGCCCGGGTGCGCACCGTGGACGCCACCCAGTACCAGAACCGAATGAACGACTTTGATTTCGACATGACCGTGGGCCTGTTTCCGCAATCCCTGTCGCCGGGCAACGAGCAGCGCGACTTCTGGACCTCCGAGGCGGCCGCGACGCCCGGTTC contains:
- a CDS encoding SGNH/GDSL hydrolase family protein codes for the protein MQRVFIFALFFFTLCLTLAPQSSLASAELQLHKSNFQQPASPPAHDFGDNDPNVILALGDSITEGTPFVGRSETYPAHLQAMLGRTVINAGVGGARSRDGVARINGLLRRYKPGYVLIMYGANDVMERSAEEITKNLLTIANTATENKTIPILATVTPVDGPRIGRKNFILNLNEVITTKATESGYLVADTATAFGWEGQYLLSDGLHPNSAGMEILAQTYYEKILEAENENGGGGGGGGGCTIAAHGRLTGDWLIVLAGLFALFFLGRRGRNPHPAKNAEVITG
- a CDS encoding electron transport complex protein RnfA, which translates into the protein MEDAVNLTGFASVVLIFVSAAFTDNILLTRFLGMCSVLGVSKRVDTSLGLGAAVIFVTTCTSGLNYLVYRYLLVPLELEYLRLIVFIVVIAAFVQFVEMVVERISEGLYNALGIFLPLITVNCAILGVSLFMLGTPYNLLQTLAYGAGAGTGWALAITIIGGIREKINEQALPRGLAGPGITLIVIGIMSLAFVGFSGMIRI
- a CDS encoding M48 family metallopeptidase, coding for MQCVELADGRSCPYRIQESDRARKIRIRLSAAEGMVVIVPAGAAPPRENLERLLRNKSRWIARHLHRFAQAGRAAQAGEVVLPECIDLPAINEHWEVRYADPDANQASTSTRVRVMTQGVLRVCGPESGRAEDRAQALRAWVRVKAAAVLPTWLAELARDLRMPFSRVTIRDQRSRWGSCSCHGRINLNCKLLFLPRSWTRYVLIHELCHTKIMNHGPDFWTLLTMHEPQAKCIRAEMRTAWRLMPTWLTSR
- a CDS encoding TRAP transporter large permease; protein product: MISDPLILALVLLGIMFALLLSSMWIGFALFATGFAGLLLYDVTLPPTISIWDRIAQILANSIWNSLNSWALAALPLFILMGELLYRTAISTRLMNALTPWLSNVPGRLYHINVAACSLFAAVSGSSAATTATVGKITLKELRRRGYDKRLAIGSLAGAGTLGFLIPPSLIMIIYGVLSDTSIGRLFMAGILPGLVLAGMYSLYIAIACLLRPEAVPASDERYTMRQRLVALKDLLPVVLLIILVLGGIYAGLTTPTEAAAIGVLGALGLALVSGSLTRTALTESLLSTVKTTAMICFIIAGAAFMSQMVGFVGITRSVSQYITALELSPYMLLLVLGLMYLLLGMILDGISIVVMTLPIVLPIVVLAGFDPLWFGIFVVIMVELSQITPPVGFSIFVIQFISREDVGTIFKATFPFFLITVFMVVLITVFPELVFYLPNKMLR
- a CDS encoding MFS transporter, yielding MSPVSDPSVPFPARATENNSSPGPPGGPSSGPADPAGLAAPYDPASSRKILAVLWVLLFATWSQFMIVAPLLPQISVRLAVPEVHLGWLISGYAISMGVCTLFWGPISDRLGRKRLLMLASGLMALVLFAHWWTHSYSAMLLMRILAGTVGGALTTGTLAAVGDYIPPSHRGWATGWIISGFAAGQIFGVPAGAFLSGVMDDRLPFILLGLLMAAAGWLAWRWMPPLPPTPSISWPTMLMDMRRHLATPRLLAGCGVGVCLFGGMGLFVPFFPLWMERSLLLTSQQVAWVFSIGGVAVVISSVVMGRLSDRIGRYGLIIFGSLGVGLFMLASPLLLHWPDGAYLLFALIMGCAAARGSAFRALQTELVPAGELGRYLSLSASLENIGYAAGSALAGLLYVAFGFSAIAAASAMTGLIVLVLVRGFLRPK
- a CDS encoding phenylacetate--CoA ligase family protein: MDDASRKDGMFHEMEREPEEQRRDRKWGAVRNLVRQAWTEAPAFKSRLESAGLTPDDIRSPQDWPRIPVLRKKQLIDLQRSGPRLGGLLTTDLGDLRRLYFSPGPIADPEGLGRDFWGWAEAFYAAGFRESDLVQMTFGYHLTPAGLMLEEPLRELGCAVIPAGPGNTMQQVEIMTSWPVTGFVGMASFLKIIRDKAVGQGKDPRRDFQLKTAFVAAERLTESVRQDLESSFDMLVRQGYGTADLGCIAYECPALGGMHLSSRRLVEICDPKTGEPLPAGEIGEVVVTPFNPVYSLIRFATGDLSRLVTEPCACGRTAPKLAGILGRADDTAKVKGQFIYPHQVAQAMCRVPPVARWQVVVSNPKGKDRLELRVELSEAVEPEKIQAVFQEGLKLRPEVKILGDGERLDENAPPLVDERTYDDEK
- a CDS encoding NADH:ubiquinone reductase (Na(+)-transporting) subunit F, with amino-acid sequence MLASIGLAVGFLAITTLLLAILLVFAERRILNYGPCTLDINNGKKSLVVTGGSSLLSSLADNDIFIPSACGGRGSCAYCKVQVLDGGGMVSPVEEPYLTPEDIKTNVRLSCQVKVRRDIKLAIPDELFLARRFQGKLVHKRKLTYDVVELRIALNNPESIEFAAGQYIQLESQEYAGRDAVMRAYSISSIPSDSRHVEVIIRKVPEGICTTWVFDHLQEGQEVFLSGPFGEFKLSDTKAPAVFLAGGSGMAPIWSILRDMRERGDDREAIYFFSGRNQDDLFFTEELFALEKELPNFRYVPCLTREDPDSDWKGERGRIPAVLPKYIPDTTAYEAYLCGSSNLIDACVDAMKQRGLQEPNIFYDKFE
- a CDS encoding extracellular solute-binding protein — encoded protein: MPAIQLHFRFALFMFFSLLLSAPSPSSAEQPWRHGLALHYDLKYPPDFTHFDYVNPDAPKGGELRLAGIGTFDSLNPFILRGTPPLGMGMIFETLTERSQDEPFSEYGLIAESMLIPEDHSWVAFTLREEARFHDGSPITVQDVIFTLELLQTKGHPFYRAYYANVVSAEEIGPRQVRFSFGESVNRELPLIIGQMPVLSKAYWQDRDFDRTTLDIPLGSGPYRIARVEPGRSITYQRVEDYWAADLPVNRGRYNFDVMRYDYYRDVNVALEAFKAGQYDFRQENVARNWATGYDGPALRQGRIVMAEIPHELPTGMQGFVFNTRRPMFRDPLVRQALAEVFDFEWSNANLFHGAYTRTASYFSNSELASAGLPPPEELTLLEPHRDILPESVFSTEFQPSVTDGSGNIRENLRRALDLLEQAGWTISGRDRKLRHASGGEALEFEILLNDSIFERVCLPYARNLERLGITARVRTVDATQYQNRMNDFDFDMTVGLFPQSLSPGNEQRDFWTSEAAATPGSRNIAGVRDPVVDELVDLVIAAPDRDSLVTRARALDRVLLHGHYVIPHWHSREFRVAYWDKFARPEINPRYGLALDAWWEK